CAAGGTATTTAGCCGCTATCTTGGCCAGGTGAATCATCAAAACCGCCCCCAGAGCGAAATTCGGGGCTATCACCACCCCAATCTGATGAGTTTTGGCTAGCTGCTCAATCTCACTAATTTCGTCAGCCGTAAATCCGGTAGTTCCGATGACCAGGTTAATCCTGCGTTTAGCGGCGATGCGTACTGCCGGCATCGTCGCTCGAGCCGTGGTAAAATCCACCAGCACTTCAGGCTGGCAATCAGTGAGAATCCGCTCTAAGTCGGCAGAAAAGGGGACTGAACCTGAGCCTGACGGTAAGGGCAAATAATCTTCGGTAACGTGGAGTCCTACGGCGCCGACCAACTGCATTTCCGGCTCTTTACCTAGGGCATTGACCACCTCCCGTCCCACTCTACCTGATGCCCCCTGAACTACCACTCTTATTGGCTTCATCGCCTCAACCCTTTTAGTAACGTTTAGAAACGCCGCCGGTTCTGGGTGGGACGAGGAGGGCGCTGTGGTGGACCAGCCTCACGCTGGGTCTTAAACGGGTAATCCGGAGTGGGTGAGTTAGGTGAGTTAGGTGAGTCCGTTACCTTCTTCTCCGCTGCTTGAGCCGGCTGTTCCAGTACTGCTCGCCGGGACAAATTCATCCTGCCGAGATTGTCAATCCCGATTACCTTGACCATAATCTCGTCGCCTACCTTAACGATATCCTCGACATTAGCTACCCGATAATCCGCCAGCTCACTGATGTGAACTAAACCTTCTTTGCCCGGCAGCACTTCGACCATCGCCCCGAAGTTCAGTATTCGTGTTACCTTACCGGTATAGACCTCGTCCACTTCCACCTCTTTGGTAAGACGCTCGATTATCTCGATGGCTCGGCGGGCGGTGGCCTCATCGGATGAACCAATAATCACCGTACCGTCATTATTAATGTCAATAGTGGTTTTCGTTTCCTCGGTAATTGACCTGATTGTCTTACCTCCGGGGCCGATGACGCTACCAATTTTATCCGGGGTAACGGTTATTTTATACATCCGCGGAGCGTAGCGGCTGAGTTCGGGGCGGCTGGCGCTGATAGTTTGATTCATTTTATCCAGAATAAACAGGCGGGCCTCCCGGGCTTGATTTATGGTCTTTTCGACGATTTCCAAACTTATCCCTTTGAGCTTGGTGTCCATCTGGACTCCGGTGATACCATCAGTGGTGCCGGCGACCTTAAAATCCATGTCGCAGTAGTTGTCCTCGATGCCTTCAATATCCGTCAAAACAGCATAGTTACCCTGCTCATCAGTAACCAGGCCCATCGCTATCCCGGCGACGGCTTTCTTTATCGGTATTCCGGCATCCATCAGGGATAGGCTGCTGGCACAGACGCTAGCCATGGAAGTGCTGCCGCTGGAGCTGAGAACTTCAGAGACGAGCCGAATCATGTAAGTGAAGTCCTCATCTCTGGGTATTACCGGTTCCAGGGACCGCTCGACCAGGGCACCGTGCCCGATTTCACGGCGACCGGGTGTGCCGACACGCTTTACCTCTCCCGAAGAGAAACCAGGGAAATTGTAGTGGTGAATAAAGCGTTTCGTCTCCTCGATACCCAGTCCGTCAAGCTGCTGCTCCTTGCGGGTAGAGCCCAGGGTAGTAATCGTCAGTACTTGCGTTTGACCGCGAGTGAATAAGCCGGAACCATGAGTGCGCGGTAGCAGTCCTACTTCGCAGCTAATGGGTCGAATCTCCGTCAAGCCGCGACCACCGAGCCGTTGTTTTTTGTTAAGCAGGCTGCTTCTTATTTCTGTCTTAATCTGGCTATCAAAAGCCGCCAGTATTTCTTTTTCCGATAATGATTCCTTCAGGCGCTCAAGCACCTCTTTCTTGAGCTCGGAGAGTGCCCGTTCACGCTGCGATTTATCTACCTGGCTCAGGGCGGGGACCAGTTTTCCCTTAACTATCGACGCAACGGTGGCAATTGTTGCGGGGTTGGTC
The nucleotide sequence above comes from Dehalococcoidales bacterium. Encoded proteins:
- the dapB gene encoding 4-hydroxy-tetrahydrodipicolinate reductase; the protein is MKPIRVVVQGASGRVGREVVNALGKEPEMQLVGAVGLHVTEDYLPLPSGSGSVPFSADLERILTDCQPEVLVDFTTARATMPAVRIAAKRRINLVIGTTGFTADEISEIEQLAKTHQIGVVIAPNFALGAVLMIHLAKIAAKYLDYAEIIELHHHLKADAPSGTALATARAMAQARGKPFSRPAEPGQPSNSRGQPVEGVTIHSVRLPGLMAHQEVILGAPGQTLSIRHDTINRECYMPGVIIAIKEVVKRQGLIYGLDTLLNL